The proteins below come from a single Acidimicrobiia bacterium genomic window:
- a CDS encoding CarD family transcriptional regulator: MPFKVGDKVVYPHHGAAIIEGTDTINLLEGGKTKYFVLRMTHGDLLLKVPADRAEEIGMRYPISKEDVEDVFQVLAKKDVREPTNWSRRFKNHQEKLKSGDVYQVAEVVRNLALRDADKGLSAGEKSMFVKARQVLVSELAFALNISEDTALTRLNKTLS, translated from the coding sequence GTGCCCTTCAAGGTCGGAGACAAGGTCGTCTATCCCCATCACGGGGCCGCAATCATCGAGGGAACCGACACCATCAACCTCCTCGAGGGCGGCAAGACGAAGTACTTCGTGCTGCGCATGACCCACGGGGATCTTCTGCTGAAGGTGCCAGCGGACCGCGCCGAGGAGATTGGGATGCGGTATCCGATTTCCAAGGAAGACGTGGAAGACGTGTTCCAGGTCCTGGCCAAGAAAGACGTGCGCGAGCCCACCAACTGGTCACGCCGATTCAAGAACCACCAGGAGAAACTGAAATCGGGCGACGTGTACCAGGTGGCCGAGGTCGTGCGTAACCTCGCCCTCCGGGACGCCGACAAAGGCCTCTCGGCCGGCGAGAAATCCATGTTTGTGAAGGCCCGCCAGGTCCTGGTCAGCGAATTGGCCTTCGCCCTCAACATCTCCGAGGACACCGCCCTCACCCGCCTCAACAAGACGCTTTCGTAG
- a CDS encoding acyl-CoA dehydrogenase, translating into MFEWSEEQLMIRDAVRQFVQAEIAPKREELEHGDLPPYEILRKLFTTFGMDVMARDRFKHQIEREKRVAAGEEAAPEAQGRRGGGDPNSIAMTMLPIIEICRHSPGMVTAMGVSMGLTSAAIMSKGTIAQKERWALDLLTLDKVGAWAITEPGSGSDAFGSMRSSARRDGEEYLLNGSKTFITNGPHADTIVFICKLDEGNPMEDRKILSFVLDRGMPGLEQSKPLRKMGMHSSPTGELFLTDVRVGRDRLIGETEDVASGGRAGAKDTFSMERSGVAAMSLGIIERCLELSVQYAKDRVQFGKPIGEFQLIQDKLARMEVARLNVQNLVFRFIEMSAAGAPLSLAEASAMKLYAARAATEVAMEAVQLHGGNGYMAEYQVEQLARDAKVLQIYAGTDEIQITHIAKDLLRR; encoded by the coding sequence ATGTTCGAGTGGTCCGAAGAGCAACTAATGATCCGTGACGCGGTGCGTCAGTTCGTGCAAGCCGAGATTGCACCGAAGCGCGAGGAGTTGGAGCACGGCGACCTGCCGCCTTATGAGATCCTGCGGAAGTTGTTCACCACCTTCGGCATGGACGTGATGGCTCGGGATCGGTTTAAGCACCAGATCGAACGTGAAAAGCGCGTGGCCGCCGGCGAGGAAGCCGCCCCCGAGGCCCAGGGGCGTCGTGGGGGAGGAGACCCCAACTCCATCGCTATGACGATGCTTCCGATCATCGAGATCTGTCGCCACTCGCCGGGCATGGTCACCGCCATGGGGGTATCGATGGGCCTCACCTCGGCCGCCATCATGAGCAAGGGAACTATCGCCCAAAAGGAGCGCTGGGCCCTGGATCTACTCACCCTGGACAAGGTGGGCGCATGGGCGATCACCGAGCCGGGCTCTGGATCGGATGCCTTTGGTTCCATGCGGTCGAGTGCCCGTCGTGATGGTGAGGAGTACCTCCTCAACGGTTCGAAGACCTTCATCACCAACGGCCCCCATGCCGACACCATCGTGTTCATCTGCAAGTTGGATGAGGGCAATCCGATGGAGGATCGCAAGATCTTGTCGTTCGTGTTGGATCGCGGCATGCCCGGACTCGAACAGTCGAAGCCATTGCGCAAGATGGGGATGCACTCCTCGCCCACCGGCGAGTTGTTCTTGACCGATGTTCGGGTGGGTCGAGATCGCCTGATCGGTGAGACCGAAGACGTGGCCAGTGGCGGCCGAGCCGGGGCCAAAGACACCTTCTCCATGGAGCGCTCGGGAGTGGCGGCCATGTCTCTGGGCATTATCGAGCGTTGCCTCGAACTGTCGGTGCAATATGCCAAGGATCGGGTGCAGTTCGGCAAGCCCATCGGAGAGTTCCAACTGATCCAGGACAAACTCGCTCGCATGGAGGTGGCCCGGCTCAACGTGCAGAACTTGGTCTTCCGGTTTATCGAGATGAGTGCGGCGGGTGCACCGCTTTCTCTGGCGGAGGCCTCCGCCATGAAGCTCTACGCCGCTCGGGCGGCCACCGAGGTGGCGATGGAAGCCGTTCAGCTCCACGGTGGCAACGGCTACATGGCCGAGTACCAAGTGGAACAGTTGGCCCGCGACGCCAAGGTCCTTCAGATCTACGCCGGTACTGACGAGATCCAAATCACCCACATCGCCAAGGATCTGCTCCGGCGCTAG
- a CDS encoding acyl-CoA dehydrogenase: protein MQRTLYDNDHDLFRDSLRRFIAREVVPHHQAWDRAGIVDRSLFTKAGAHGFLAMDAPVEHGGGGVVDFRYNAIIAEEIQRAGVNSAGLGWTLHNDICLPYFLSLTTPEQKARWLPGICSGELITAIAMTEPAIGSDLASMTTTAIRDGDHYVVNGSKTFITNGINADLVITAVKTDPTQRHTGMSLVVLERGMVGFERGRNLDKIGLHAQDTAELFFTDMVVPVANRLGEEGSGFLSLVDKLPQERLSIAITAVAAAQQAFDITLAYVKERTAFGQPIGSFQNSRFRLAEMATEIAFAQSFVDGAVLGLNEGSLTAEEAAMAKWSCTELQKRVIDTCVQLHGGYGYMAEYEIARAYADARITTIYGGTTEIMKEIIGRSLGV from the coding sequence ATGCAGCGCACGCTCTACGACAACGACCATGATCTCTTCCGCGACTCGCTTCGCCGTTTCATCGCCCGCGAGGTTGTCCCTCACCATCAAGCCTGGGATCGGGCGGGCATCGTGGATCGGTCGTTGTTCACCAAGGCTGGCGCCCACGGCTTCCTGGCCATGGATGCTCCCGTTGAGCACGGGGGCGGTGGGGTAGTGGACTTCCGCTATAACGCCATCATCGCCGAAGAGATTCAGCGGGCCGGGGTGAACTCAGCGGGCCTGGGGTGGACCCTCCACAACGACATCTGCTTACCGTATTTCCTGTCGCTCACGACGCCCGAGCAGAAGGCTCGCTGGCTACCGGGCATCTGCTCGGGCGAGCTCATCACGGCGATCGCCATGACCGAACCCGCCATCGGCTCCGACCTCGCCTCCATGACCACCACCGCCATTCGCGACGGCGATCACTACGTCGTGAACGGGTCGAAGACCTTCATCACCAACGGCATCAACGCCGACCTGGTGATCACCGCCGTGAAGACCGACCCCACCCAGCGCCATACCGGGATGAGCCTGGTGGTTCTGGAGCGAGGCATGGTGGGTTTCGAGAGGGGCCGAAACCTCGACAAGATCGGTCTGCACGCACAGGACACCGCCGAACTGTTCTTCACCGACATGGTGGTGCCAGTGGCGAACCGTCTCGGGGAAGAGGGGAGCGGCTTTCTGTCCCTGGTGGACAAACTCCCCCAGGAGCGCCTCTCTATTGCCATCACGGCGGTGGCCGCCGCGCAGCAGGCCTTCGACATCACCCTCGCCTATGTGAAGGAACGCACCGCCTTTGGGCAGCCGATCGGCTCATTCCAAAACAGCCGCTTCCGGCTGGCCGAGATGGCTACCGAGATCGCCTTCGCCCAAAGCTTCGTCGACGGCGCCGTGTTGGGCCTCAACGAAGGCAGCCTCACCGCCGAGGAAGCCGCCATGGCGAAGTGGTCGTGTACCGAACTGCAGAAACGGGTGATCGACACCTGTGTGCAACTGCACGGCGGCTATGGGTACATGGCCGAGTACGAAATCGCCCGGGCCTACGCCGACGCCCGCATCACCACGATCTACGGGGGGACCACCGAGATCATGAAAGAGATAATCGGGCGCAGCCTCGGGGTGTAG
- a CDS encoding thiamine diphosphokinase has product MAALESGNLVIVVTGGDPVDPAHLPQWPAGALVIAADSGIDRALELGLSVDVAIGDFDSVRPGSLRRVTSDGATVEQHPAAKDATDLELAIDAALRYEPSQVLVIGGHGGRLDHLLANAMLLAAPAYATLSMVAQMGAARVTVIRDHARLTGPVGDLVTLLALHGGASGIRTEGLLYPLRDEALLPGSTRGVSNELISGTASVRIATGVVVAIQPGQIGTHHQMAPS; this is encoded by the coding sequence ATGGCAGCACTCGAGAGCGGCAACCTTGTGATCGTGGTGACCGGAGGAGACCCGGTGGATCCGGCGCACCTGCCCCAATGGCCGGCGGGAGCACTCGTGATCGCCGCCGATTCGGGGATCGACCGGGCCCTCGAACTCGGGCTGTCGGTGGACGTGGCTATTGGAGATTTTGACTCCGTGCGGCCGGGATCGCTGCGGAGGGTCACCAGCGATGGCGCCACCGTGGAGCAGCACCCGGCGGCGAAAGACGCCACCGATCTCGAACTCGCCATCGACGCGGCGCTTCGCTACGAGCCGTCCCAGGTGCTGGTCATCGGGGGGCACGGCGGACGCCTTGACCACCTGCTCGCCAACGCCATGCTGCTTGCGGCTCCGGCCTACGCCACGCTGTCCATGGTGGCCCAGATGGGCGCGGCGCGGGTCACGGTCATTCGTGACCACGCGAGATTGACCGGCCCCGTGGGTGATCTCGTGACCCTGCTGGCGCTCCACGGCGGAGCCAGTGGGATCCGTACCGAGGGTCTGCTCTATCCCCTCCGCGATGAGGCCCTGCTGCCCGGCTCCACCCGGGGCGTGAGCAATGAACTCATCAGCGGCACTGCTTCGGTGCGCATCGCCACGGGGGTGGTGGTGGCCATACAACCCGGACAGATCGGCACCCACCACCAGATGGCTCCCTCATGA
- a CDS encoding thiamine ABC transporter substrate-binding protein codes for MTWPHRGRAWLALLPLAMTAVACGSSSGDQAEGGGEKPVTITLLTHDSFAVSDDVLDAFTEATGIEVKLLQGGDAGTVVNQAILTRGAPQADVLFGVDSTFVSRALREDLFLAYEAAGSENIPADLVLDPKHRVTSIDYGDVCVNYDRAYFVEAGLPVPSTFGDLVDPRYQDLLVVENPATSSPGLAFLFATIDEFGEEGWQAYWEALADNGVEVTSGWEQAYYGSFSGGGTSEGTRPLVVSYGSSPTAEVVFADPPVDVAPTGVLASTCYRQVEGAGILAGTKHYDEAGAFLDFLLSRPFQEDVPLSMFVVPVNPAAVLPAVFVANRIEPAKGRKLPAADIDAKREEWIEAWTNIMLR; via the coding sequence ATGACCTGGCCGCACCGAGGCCGCGCCTGGCTGGCCCTGCTCCCCCTGGCGATGACCGCCGTCGCCTGCGGGAGCTCTTCGGGTGATCAGGCCGAAGGCGGAGGGGAAAAGCCCGTGACGATCACGCTGCTCACCCACGATTCTTTTGCCGTGTCCGACGATGTCCTCGACGCGTTTACCGAAGCCACCGGCATCGAGGTGAAGTTGTTGCAGGGAGGCGACGCCGGCACCGTGGTGAACCAGGCGATCCTCACCCGGGGGGCACCCCAAGCCGACGTGCTCTTCGGCGTGGATTCCACGTTCGTGTCCCGGGCCTTGCGGGAGGATCTGTTTCTGGCCTACGAAGCGGCCGGGAGCGAGAACATTCCCGCCGATCTGGTACTAGACCCCAAACACCGGGTGACCTCAATCGACTACGGCGATGTGTGCGTCAACTACGACAGGGCCTACTTCGTCGAAGCCGGGTTACCGGTGCCCTCGACGTTCGGGGATTTGGTTGACCCCCGCTACCAAGACCTTCTCGTGGTGGAGAATCCCGCCACCTCCTCGCCGGGTCTGGCGTTCCTGTTCGCCACCATCGACGAGTTTGGCGAAGAGGGCTGGCAGGCCTACTGGGAGGCGCTGGCCGACAACGGCGTGGAGGTGACCTCCGGGTGGGAGCAGGCCTACTACGGCTCGTTCTCCGGGGGTGGCACCAGCGAGGGAACCCGCCCACTGGTGGTGAGTTACGGCTCGAGTCCGACCGCCGAGGTCGTCTTCGCTGATCCCCCCGTGGACGTGGCTCCTACCGGTGTGCTGGCCAGCACGTGCTACCGACAGGTAGAAGGCGCCGGGATTCTCGCCGGTACCAAGCATTACGACGAGGCGGGTGCCTTCCTCGATTTTCTTCTGTCGCGCCCGTTCCAAGAGGACGTGCCACTGTCGATGTTCGTGGTGCCGGTGAACCCAGCGGCGGTCCTGCCCGCCGTGTTTGTGGCCAACCGCATCGAACCGGCGAAGGGGCGCAAACTCCCGGCGGCCGACATTGATGCGAAACGGGAGGAGTGGATCGAGGCGTGGACCAACATCATGCTGCGCTGA
- a CDS encoding iron ABC transporter permease: protein MGEGFRGEGRWDLSGVATVISDPAMARVVWFTTWQAALSTLATLVLALPAAAVLARYEFRGRRVVQALATVPFVLPTVVVGAAFVALLGERSPVGLNLRGTLTAIVLANMFFNHAVVVRTVGGFWEGLDPRTEEAARVLGASRWDAFRSVTLPALRPAIASAAVITFLFTFTSFGVIRILGGQGHATLEVEIYRQTADLLALPVAAVLALVQLLAVGSLLVVQDRLERRQQRAGVALAPAERRRARTAGERWWVGGNLLVLAVFLGVPLACLVSRSFRTSSGYGLAGWRALGEVRRGTGMAVTPAVAVMNSLRFAAVATVLAVTLGALAAIALARSDGRVARSMDAGALLPLGTSAVTVGFGFLVALDQPLDLRASPWLVPIAQAVVALPFVMRTMSPALRSIDPRLREAAMVLGASPGRAWREVDLPLVRRGLLVATGFAFAISLGEFGATSLIARATTPTVPVVIVRLLGRPGALNSTEAFALSTILMVLCAGAVLLVDHWRVRPRAGAGTWV from the coding sequence ATGGGCGAGGGATTTCGGGGAGAGGGCCGCTGGGACCTGTCGGGGGTCGCCACGGTGATAAGCGATCCGGCCATGGCGCGCGTGGTGTGGTTCACCACCTGGCAAGCCGCCCTGTCTACCTTGGCCACGCTGGTGCTGGCCCTGCCCGCCGCGGCGGTACTAGCGCGCTACGAGTTTCGAGGGAGGCGAGTGGTTCAGGCCCTGGCCACCGTGCCCTTCGTGTTGCCCACCGTGGTAGTGGGGGCGGCCTTCGTGGCCCTGCTCGGCGAGCGTTCCCCGGTGGGGTTGAACCTACGCGGCACCCTCACCGCCATCGTGCTGGCCAACATGTTCTTCAATCATGCCGTGGTGGTGCGCACCGTGGGGGGGTTCTGGGAAGGCCTTGACCCCCGCACTGAGGAAGCCGCTCGCGTGCTCGGGGCCTCGCGGTGGGATGCCTTCCGCTCGGTCACCCTGCCGGCCCTCCGGCCGGCGATCGCCTCGGCGGCGGTCATCACCTTCCTGTTTACCTTCACCTCCTTTGGGGTGATTCGCATCCTCGGCGGTCAAGGTCATGCCACGCTGGAGGTGGAGATCTACCGGCAGACCGCCGACCTACTCGCCCTGCCGGTGGCCGCAGTTTTGGCTCTGGTGCAACTGCTGGCGGTGGGAAGTTTGCTCGTGGTACAAGACCGGCTTGAACGGCGGCAACAACGAGCCGGGGTGGCCCTGGCGCCGGCAGAACGGCGGCGGGCGCGCACCGCCGGCGAACGGTGGTGGGTGGGCGGAAACCTCCTGGTACTCGCCGTGTTCCTCGGAGTGCCGCTGGCCTGCCTGGTGAGTCGTTCCTTCCGCACCTCCTCGGGCTATGGCTTGGCCGGTTGGCGGGCCTTGGGGGAGGTGCGCCGCGGCACGGGAATGGCGGTTACCCCGGCTGTCGCCGTGATGAACTCGTTGCGGTTTGCGGCGGTGGCCACGGTGTTGGCTGTCACCCTCGGGGCCCTGGCCGCCATCGCCCTCGCCCGCTCGGACGGGCGCGTGGCCCGTTCCATGGACGCCGGTGCGCTGTTGCCATTGGGCACCTCGGCGGTGACGGTGGGCTTTGGGTTCCTGGTGGCGTTGGACCAACCCTTGGACTTGCGGGCTAGTCCGTGGCTCGTACCCATTGCCCAGGCGGTCGTGGCCCTGCCTTTTGTGATGCGGACGATGTCACCGGCGCTGCGTTCCATTGATCCACGCCTCCGAGAGGCCGCCATGGTGCTCGGCGCGTCACCGGGCCGGGCCTGGCGCGAGGTAGATCTGCCGCTGGTGCGTCGAGGCCTGTTGGTGGCTACCGGTTTCGCGTTTGCCATTTCCCTCGGAGAGTTCGGGGCCACCAGCCTGATCGCCCGCGCCACTACGCCCACGGTGCCGGTGGTGATCGTGCGCCTGCTCGGCCGTCCCGGTGCGCTCAACAGCACCGAAGCGTTTGCCCTCAGCACCATTCTGATGGTGCTCTGCGCCGGGGCGGTGCTGCTAGTGGACCACTGGCGGGTTCGTCCCCGGGCGGGGGCGGGGACGTGGGTGTGA
- a CDS encoding ABC transporter ATP-binding protein has protein sequence MGVNPRLEVRGATVAFDGSVALAGVDLAVDAGEVVALLGPSGSGKSTLLRVVAGLQPLDSGAVLVDGIDLGATPPHRRGVGLMFQDHALFPHRDVGTNVAFGLRMQGCPAAEQRRRVGELLALVGLAGLADRRIQTLSGGEQQRVALARALAPEPRLLLLDEPLGALDRPLRERLVGELREVFRSLELTVLAVTHDQAEAFALATRLALLDNGQIIQTGTPAAVWTQPASVRAAQLLGFVNVGAMPGAPDGPPVLVRPDGVVFCADGPIAGVVEAATFMGSRSRVVVQLGDGGSLEVEVSAREVPAVGAPVRLRINPNAVVSLAP, from the coding sequence GTGGGTGTGAACCCGCGTCTCGAGGTCCGGGGGGCGACGGTGGCCTTCGACGGATCCGTTGCCCTCGCCGGGGTAGATCTTGCGGTGGACGCCGGGGAAGTGGTGGCCCTGTTGGGGCCGAGCGGCAGCGGGAAGTCCACCTTGCTGCGCGTGGTGGCGGGGCTGCAGCCGCTCGATAGCGGCGCCGTGTTGGTGGATGGCATCGACCTCGGAGCGACGCCACCGCACCGGCGGGGCGTGGGCCTGATGTTTCAGGACCACGCCCTGTTCCCGCATCGGGATGTGGGGACCAACGTGGCCTTTGGCCTGCGCATGCAGGGCTGTCCGGCGGCCGAGCAACGGCGCCGGGTGGGCGAACTCCTCGCGTTGGTAGGCCTAGCCGGTCTGGCCGACCGTCGTATTCAGACCCTGTCGGGAGGTGAGCAGCAACGGGTGGCGCTGGCCCGGGCGCTCGCCCCGGAGCCTCGGCTGCTGTTACTGGACGAGCCCCTCGGGGCCCTCGACCGTCCACTGCGGGAACGGCTGGTGGGGGAGCTACGCGAGGTGTTTCGGTCGCTGGAACTCACCGTGTTGGCGGTAACCCATGATCAGGCCGAGGCCTTCGCGCTAGCCACCCGCCTGGCCTTGCTCGACAACGGCCAAATCATCCAGACCGGCACGCCCGCCGCGGTGTGGACCCAACCAGCGTCGGTGCGGGCCGCGCAATTACTCGGGTTTGTGAACGTGGGGGCCATGCCGGGCGCTCCCGATGGTCCGCCGGTGCTGGTGCGCCCCGATGGGGTGGTCTTCTGCGCGGATGGGCCGATCGCTGGGGTGGTGGAGGCGGCTACCTTCATGGGCTCCCGCAGCCGGGTGGTGGTGCAACTTGGCGACGGCGGATCCCTCGAGGTTGAGGTGTCCGCCCGGGAGGTTCCCGCGGTGGGGGCGCCGGTACGGCTGCGTATCAACCCCAACGCCGTGGTGTCCCTTGCCCCGTGA
- a CDS encoding SRPBCC family protein, which translates to MSAILDAPCPPEALRPWIEDLLRYPDWLDIVPHAVVAPAHGDDAGPAWSVDLRGRLGPFARAKRLRMVRTAHDAHHARFERAEHDGRQHAAWVLDAQISDVGEGSRLTMTLHYGGRLWIPALDRLLAEEIERSRPRLLERIAP; encoded by the coding sequence GTGAGCGCAATCCTGGACGCGCCCTGTCCACCGGAGGCGCTCCGGCCCTGGATCGAGGACCTCCTTCGCTACCCCGACTGGCTCGACATCGTGCCGCACGCCGTGGTGGCTCCCGCCCATGGCGACGATGCCGGTCCGGCCTGGTCGGTGGATCTACGCGGGCGGCTCGGACCCTTCGCCCGGGCCAAGCGGCTACGCATGGTCCGTACCGCCCACGATGCCCACCATGCCCGCTTCGAGCGGGCCGAACACGACGGGCGGCAGCACGCCGCGTGGGTCCTTGATGCCCAGATCAGCGACGTAGGCGAAGGCAGTCGACTCACCATGACGCTTCACTACGGCGGCCGACTGTGGATTCCCGCGCTCGACCGCCTGCTCGCGGAGGAGATCGAGCGATCCCGGCCCCGTCTGTTGGAACGTATCGCTCCCTGA
- a CDS encoding ATP-binding cassette domain-containing protein: MTPALHFAGVDLVRDGTTILRGITWDVERHQRWVVLGPNGSGKTSLLRIASLYLHPSAGDVAIDGGFLGRVDVRALRTRIGLSSPAFGDLLRPQLTGTEVVMTARYAALEPWWHTYAADDRQQARDRLDRFGVGHLADRPVATMSSGERQRVLLARAFFGHPAIVLLDEPTAGLDLGGREDLLARLSGAAADPDSPPTVLVTHHVEEIPLGTTHVLLLRGGRVLHQGPLDEVLTASHLSATFGLPLEVEHRTQRWSARAVQG; encoded by the coding sequence ATGACTCCCGCCCTCCATTTCGCCGGGGTCGATCTGGTGCGCGATGGAACCACCATCCTCCGTGGCATCACCTGGGACGTGGAGCGCCACCAACGGTGGGTGGTCCTCGGCCCCAACGGGTCGGGCAAGACGAGCCTGCTACGCATCGCCTCGCTCTACCTGCACCCCAGCGCCGGCGACGTGGCGATCGACGGCGGCTTCCTCGGTCGCGTGGACGTGCGCGCCTTGCGCACCCGTATCGGCTTGTCCAGCCCGGCCTTCGGCGATCTATTGCGCCCCCAACTCACTGGTACCGAAGTGGTGATGACGGCACGCTACGCGGCGCTCGAACCGTGGTGGCATACCTACGCGGCCGACGACCGCCAGCAGGCCCGTGACCGACTCGATCGCTTCGGGGTAGGTCACCTCGCCGATCGGCCGGTAGCCACGATGTCCTCGGGGGAGCGTCAGCGCGTGCTCCTTGCCCGAGCCTTCTTCGGCCACCCCGCCATCGTTCTTCTCGACGAGCCCACGGCGGGCCTCGACCTGGGTGGGCGAGAAGACCTCCTCGCCCGCCTGAGCGGCGCGGCGGCCGACCCCGACAGTCCCCCGACGGTGCTGGTCACCCATCACGTGGAGGAAATCCCGCTCGGCACCACCCATGTCTTACTCCTGCGGGGGGGCCGGGTACTCCATCAGGGCCCCCTCGATGAGGTACTCACGGCGTCCCATCTCTCGGCCACCTTCGGCCTCCCCCTCGAAGTTGAGCACCGAACGCAGCGGTGGTCGGCCCGGGCCGTTCAGGGCTGA
- a CDS encoding HlyC/CorC family transporter, whose translation MVVALGLVVVLCLILATGVFVAFEFSLLALNRVRMDSDAEANQRGARAASEAVASMSFHLSGAQLGITVTSLIVGFLAKSTVAGAIEPAVARVVGEGAASGISTGLALVGITAVSMVIGELAPKSLAIAKPQAVAYALAPPMLVVVKVARPLIRLLNGAANATVRRLGIEPQEELNSVRSLQELELLIRASDGSDGLEASLIMLLTRSIRFGGTSVASALVPRHAVRSLSIDDSIADLVALAQATNYSRFPVVGTDLDDVLGVVQVKQVYTVAYDQRRFTTMAEIMEPAFVVIETRGLTDLLSDLRGSEAHLAIVVDEHGGTAGIITLEDVLEEIVGEIRDEYDEADAVVVSLPRPIGAINAASPEAIAEWMLAGSLDVDAVFEASGFQVPPGDYQTLAGFVLQRLGRIPTVGEAFDVDGWRFEVAEIDRQRVVAVAVRRDIAGADGWP comes from the coding sequence ATGGTTGTTGCGCTCGGCCTCGTGGTCGTGCTGTGTCTGATACTGGCCACTGGGGTGTTCGTCGCGTTCGAGTTCTCGTTGCTGGCGCTCAACCGGGTGCGCATGGACAGCGATGCCGAAGCCAACCAGCGCGGGGCTCGCGCCGCCTCCGAGGCGGTGGCCTCGATGTCGTTTCATCTCTCCGGTGCCCAACTCGGCATCACCGTCACCTCGCTGATCGTTGGCTTCCTGGCAAAGTCGACGGTGGCGGGGGCCATTGAGCCCGCAGTGGCGAGGGTGGTGGGCGAAGGGGCAGCCTCGGGGATCTCCACCGGCCTAGCCTTGGTGGGCATCACCGCCGTTTCCATGGTGATCGGTGAACTCGCCCCCAAATCGTTGGCGATCGCCAAGCCCCAGGCCGTGGCCTATGCACTCGCTCCGCCGATGCTCGTGGTTGTCAAAGTGGCCAGGCCGCTGATTCGTCTCCTCAACGGGGCCGCCAACGCCACCGTGCGCCGCCTGGGGATCGAACCGCAGGAAGAGCTCAACTCGGTACGGTCGTTGCAGGAGTTGGAGTTGTTGATCCGGGCCTCGGATGGGAGTGACGGCCTCGAGGCCAGCCTCATCATGCTGCTCACCCGGTCGATTCGTTTCGGAGGAACGTCGGTGGCGTCGGCCTTGGTGCCCCGCCACGCCGTGCGGTCGCTGTCGATCGACGACAGCATCGCCGATCTGGTGGCGCTGGCGCAGGCCACGAACTACTCGCGATTTCCGGTGGTGGGAACCGATCTGGATGACGTACTCGGGGTGGTGCAGGTGAAGCAGGTGTACACCGTGGCCTACGACCAGCGCCGGTTCACCACGATGGCTGAGATCATGGAGCCGGCGTTCGTGGTGATCGAAACCCGCGGCCTCACGGACTTGCTGTCGGACTTGCGGGGGAGCGAAGCCCACTTGGCCATCGTGGTGGACGAGCACGGTGGTACCGCCGGCATCATCACGCTCGAGGACGTGCTGGAGGAGATCGTGGGTGAGATTCGCGACGAGTACGACGAGGCAGACGCAGTCGTGGTATCCCTCCCCAGGCCGATCGGTGCCATCAACGCCGCCTCGCCTGAGGCAATTGCCGAGTGGATGCTGGCCGGTTCACTGGATGTAGATGCGGTATTCGAGGCCTCTGGGTTTCAGGTTCCGCCGGGCGACTACCAGACACTGGCGGGATTTGTATTGCAGCGTCTCGGGCGGATCCCGACGGTGGGCGAGGCGTTTGATGTGGACGGCTGGCGTTTCGAGGTGGCGGAGATCGATCGGCAGCGGGTGGTGGCCGTGGCCGTGCGGCGCGACATCGCCGGGGCG